The genomic region ATTTTTGCACCATCGCGGCTATGTCACCCCCGAAGATGTGAAAGCCATCGGCCTGGATGTGTTGCGTCACCGCGTGCTGGTAACTTACGAGGCAGAAGCCGAAGAAATTGACTCCGAAGAAATCGCGCGTCAAATATTCGATCACGTTGAAGTGCCGTGATAGTTTTTACCATGATTCCAACTGAAATCCTCAAAAAAGTGAAGCGCATTGAGTTGCGCACGCGCAATCTGGTGAATACTATTTTTGCCGGCGAGTACCATTCGGTATTTAAGGGCAGGGGTATGGCGTTTGCAGAAGTGCGAGAATATCAGCCCGGCGATGATGTTCGCACAATCGACTGGAACGTGACAGCGCGTATGGATGATCCCTTTGTCAAAGTGTTCGACGAGGAGCGCGAACTCACCGTGATATTGATGGTGGATGCGAGTGCGTCGGGCGACTTTGGAACGGTGTCGCAAATGAAAGGCGAGATAGGTGCTGAGATTTGCGCTCTGCTCGCCTTTTCCGCAATTCAGAATAACGATCGCGTGGGACTGATCATTTTTACCGACGAAATTGAGTTGTTTATCCCCCCAAAAAAGGGCAAAAAGCATGTGTTGCGCGTAATTAGAGAGTTGTTGTATTTTCAACCCTCGGGACGCGGTACAAACATCGATGCGGCATTGGAATATTTAAATCGCGTGACCTACAGGCGCAGTGTGGTGTTTCTGGTATCGGATTTTTTTACTTCCAACTATGAAAAAGCACTGCGCGTTGCCAATCGGCGTCACGACCTGATAGCAATCGCACTGGAAGATCCGCGAGAGTACGATCTACCTGCAATTGGCATAGTGGAGTTAGAAGATGCCGAGACAGGCGAAGGCATCATGGTCGATTTTGGCGATGCAACAGTGCGCGATGCATTTCAAAAGCTGACGCGAAAAGAGCGCGATGACCGCAAAGCGCTGTTTCAGCGCATGGGCTTAGACGCTGTAAGTATTTCGACTCAAGGGGCATATCACGAACCGTTGATGCAATTTTTCAGGATGCGGGCAAAAAAAATTAAAGGATAAGGAGTGAGGTGTGATAGAAGTTGATCACCTGACAAAGCGATACGGCGCGTTTACGGCTGTTGACGACATTTCG from Gemmatimonadota bacterium harbors:
- a CDS encoding DUF58 domain-containing protein → MIPTEILKKVKRIELRTRNLVNTIFAGEYHSVFKGRGMAFAEVREYQPGDDVRTIDWNVTARMDDPFVKVFDEERELTVILMVDASASGDFGTVSQMKGEIGAEICALLAFSAIQNNDRVGLIIFTDEIELFIPPKKGKKHVLRVIRELLYFQPSGRGTNIDAALEYLNRVTYRRSVVFLVSDFFTSNYEKALRVANRRHDLIAIALEDPREYDLPAIGIVELEDAETGEGIMVDFGDATVRDAFQKLTRKERDDRKALFQRMGLDAVSISTQGAYHEPLMQFFRMRAKKIKG